The Methanomethylovorans hollandica DSM 15978 genome includes a region encoding these proteins:
- a CDS encoding DUF432 domain-containing protein: MLGSYRSPFNMEIEGVSLSVEKHEDSLIYRRWGNLGSTERLLLKGPCNFLLNPIEPVNMPKRLTHFLLVNFKQTLIIEPGTTKKVYITFPIELGVFVSQGREDFEIIDIFSFARLKYTLYGAPSNGIICRYWESDASLSPPDTDPWHTGYIDLRIVNDTEHMTEISKSLFNAYAMKIYYEENKVVMKAVMKVQSRKLAETEFIHCPGKGRFKKAMELYVSSKLRVSGSKCVMEYGL, translated from the coding sequence ATGCTCGGCTCATATAGATCTCCTTTTAACATGGAAATAGAAGGCGTTTCCTTATCAGTGGAAAAACATGAAGATTCTCTCATATATCGCAGATGGGGAAATCTGGGAAGCACAGAAAGATTACTGTTGAAGGGTCCATGTAATTTCTTACTCAATCCCATTGAACCGGTCAATATGCCTAAAAGGCTCACTCATTTTTTACTGGTGAACTTTAAACAGACGTTGATAATTGAACCGGGCACCACAAAGAAAGTTTACATCACTTTCCCTATAGAACTGGGAGTTTTCGTATCCCAGGGAAGAGAGGACTTTGAGATTATAGATATCTTTTCTTTTGCACGGTTAAAGTACACTCTGTACGGTGCTCCAAGTAATGGGATCATCTGCAGGTACTGGGAAAGTGATGCATCCCTTTCTCCTCCGGACACGGATCCCTGGCATACGGGTTACATAGACCTGAGGATTGTGAATGATACTGAACACATGACAGAGATCAGCAAGTCTTTGTTCAACGCCTATGCTATGAAGATCTACTATGAAGAAAATAAAGTTGTAATGAAAGCGGTCATGAAGGTCCAAAGCCGAAAATTAGCGGAAACGGAGTTCATTCACTGTCCTGGAAAAGGCAGGTTCAAAAAGGCCATGGAACTCTACGTATCATCGAAACTAAGGGTAAGCGGCAGCAAATGCGTTATGGAGTACGGACTATGA
- a CDS encoding mechanosensitive ion channel family protein: MNITLHDAVSVSLSDYSILFLRITFVAAIVVISMITGKILYIYLMRRLQDKMDRKQLSMLLKLMRYSFIFLVTVFFILPFMGVELSSLLVAGGVLGIILGIAGQSIVANLISGIFLTLERPIKIGDQVNIDNNAGVVEDITFVSTIIRTFDGLYVRVPNDKVFLNNITNFAANVARRFEYSIRITYESDADEAIGIIKGIIDDDPIAFKNPTPTVFVDKLEDNGVNIFVRIWAPSTEWYSVKTRLLWIIKKSLEENGIRIALPQRTLWFANRIPANEIESSENDCSIFSHY; encoded by the coding sequence ATGAACATCACGCTGCATGATGCTGTATCAGTTTCATTATCCGACTATTCCATTCTCTTTTTAAGGATCACTTTTGTAGCTGCAATCGTGGTCATATCTATGATCACTGGAAAAATACTGTATATATACCTCATGAGGAGGCTGCAGGACAAAATGGACAGGAAACAACTGAGCATGCTGCTCAAACTTATGCGCTATAGTTTCATTTTCCTTGTCACTGTCTTTTTCATACTCCCGTTCATGGGAGTAGAGCTTTCAAGCCTGCTGGTTGCCGGAGGGGTGCTGGGTATCATTCTGGGTATTGCAGGCCAGAGCATTGTTGCGAATCTGATCTCAGGAATCTTCCTGACCCTTGAAAGACCTATTAAGATAGGAGACCAGGTGAACATAGATAATAATGCAGGAGTTGTTGAAGACATAACTTTTGTTTCCACCATCATCAGAACCTTTGATGGACTGTATGTGCGCGTGCCCAACGATAAGGTCTTTCTCAATAACATCACCAATTTCGCTGCCAATGTAGCAAGAAGATTTGAGTATTCCATAAGGATAACATATGAAAGTGATGCTGACGAAGCCATTGGGATAATCAAAGGCATAATAGATGATGACCCAATAGCTTTTAAAAATCCGACTCCTACGGTCTTTGTGGATAAGCTGGAAGATAACGGAGTCAATATCTTCGTAAGGATTTGGGCCCCATCCACTGAATGGTATTCTGTCAAAACCAGACTGTTGTGGATAATTAAAAAGTCACTTGAAGAGAATGGCATCAGGATAGCTCTGCCACAGCGCACTCTCTGGTTCGCCAACAGAATACCGGCAAATGAGATAGAAAGTTCAGAGAACGATTGTTCTATTTTTTCACATTATTGA
- a CDS encoding S-layer protein domain-containing protein yields MKIKIFIVTLLCLGLLSTTALAANNSTGNRIWDAAQEPALEYTWSPLSYSGFYYDLDSGEGSETLTVKLDSYSDRSIEENDLTYSTRPIETGFERSEWGSFQIIGFMAERYFAGYSGNTDFTRDVSLIADGQLAKVLINEDDEKSLFTGSSLILEEGYVLDITEIDLNGNKVFVTLKKNGVQVDSTVIASNQDYIYKTRVGSTDDFPLIVVHLENIFRGTETNAVFVRGVFQVSDEYISVQGSDNYGRMRVRTVSDAQITMSNPDVINLNAGKTINIMGKLNFVVADDRVLRFAPVVDMTEPGTYELRGTVADGPFNWTALNFEGFYYNIDEGIGTESLKATALRGRTIPTGNLVYSTTAQQVSFDHSAWGKFEVIGFLAHKYFAGYPDNAFTSSVSMVSQGQLSKVLIDNDDKKSASPGSSLVLEEGYVLDVVEVDLNGNRVLVSLTQNGQEVDTGILSSNTDYVYKTDIGSSDDVPQIVVHFDQIFQGREFDAIFVQGIFQVSEDYITLEGSDRFGRMEVSGISENGITLRNRNSISLTKDTVISVMDDISIKVADSDTLRYYPFVLTTTSSTQQLSIEMPETIIAGTAVDIKVTSQGAAVEGAVVKLNNVQRGTTSNEGILSVTLGETGTFKVTAEKEGSVTGALDVEVISADDATRKMEIEINPETVFAGDGITISVKKAIGGEPVRGGALFYDGTAIGNTSAEGMLTYTPRDAGIHKIRVEADDLLPAEITFEVEAAENMFTYSDLIIEPASVEQGKEATVSVNVANTGTSAGEVRVELLVNNNVTDAQNVSLTAGEEKTVKFTATADQPGTVDVQIGNQQGSFDVTQKTPFVGIVAAIAIVAMVAVFRNRRNKE; encoded by the coding sequence ATGAAAATTAAGATATTCATAGTTACTCTGCTTTGCCTGGGCCTGTTATCCACTACGGCCCTGGCAGCAAATAATTCAACAGGTAACAGGATATGGGATGCTGCCCAGGAGCCCGCGCTGGAATACACCTGGTCACCCCTTAGTTATTCGGGTTTCTATTATGACCTGGACTCAGGCGAAGGCTCTGAAACGCTGACTGTTAAACTGGACAGCTATTCGGACAGGTCTATTGAAGAGAATGACCTGACATATTCCACAAGACCGATAGAAACTGGTTTTGAGCGTAGTGAATGGGGTTCTTTCCAGATAATCGGTTTCATGGCAGAACGATACTTTGCGGGGTATTCTGGTAATACGGACTTTACAAGAGATGTCAGTCTGATAGCTGATGGGCAGCTTGCAAAGGTCCTCATAAATGAGGATGACGAAAAATCATTGTTCACAGGTTCATCACTGATCCTGGAAGAAGGATATGTGCTGGACATAACAGAGATCGATCTTAATGGTAACAAAGTGTTCGTCACCCTGAAGAAAAATGGCGTGCAGGTAGATAGCACCGTCATAGCCTCTAATCAGGATTACATTTATAAGACGAGAGTAGGTTCCACAGACGATTTCCCCCTTATAGTCGTGCATCTCGAGAACATATTCAGAGGAACTGAAACCAATGCAGTGTTTGTAAGGGGTGTCTTCCAGGTCTCTGACGAGTATATATCTGTACAGGGCAGTGACAACTATGGGAGAATGAGAGTAAGGACAGTGAGCGATGCACAGATCACAATGTCAAATCCCGATGTCATAAACCTAAACGCAGGCAAGACCATTAACATAATGGGAAAACTGAATTTTGTTGTTGCCGACGATAGAGTTCTGCGTTTTGCCCCTGTTGTAGACATGACAGAGCCGGGAACATACGAGTTGCGTGGTACAGTTGCAGACGGACCTTTTAACTGGACCGCACTGAATTTTGAAGGTTTCTACTACAACATTGATGAAGGCATAGGTACGGAATCACTGAAAGCAACAGCCTTGAGAGGACGGACAATACCTACTGGCAACCTCGTATATTCCACAACAGCTCAGCAGGTCAGCTTTGACCACAGTGCCTGGGGAAAGTTCGAAGTGATAGGCTTCCTTGCACATAAGTACTTTGCAGGCTATCCGGACAATGCATTCACCAGTTCTGTAAGCATGGTCTCCCAAGGTCAGCTTTCCAAAGTGCTTATAGATAACGATGATAAGAAATCGGCCTCTCCTGGATCATCTCTGGTACTCGAGGAAGGATATGTGCTTGATGTGGTTGAAGTAGACCTTAATGGTAACAGGGTGCTTGTCTCACTCACACAGAATGGCCAGGAAGTAGACACTGGTATCCTTTCATCCAACACAGACTATGTATACAAAACTGATATTGGCTCCTCTGATGATGTACCCCAGATAGTCGTCCATTTCGATCAGATATTCCAGGGACGTGAATTCGATGCTATCTTTGTACAGGGTATTTTCCAGGTATCCGAGGACTACATTACCCTTGAGGGTTCTGACAGGTTTGGCAGAATGGAGGTTTCCGGCATCTCTGAAAACGGTATAACTCTCAGGAACAGGAATTCCATCTCACTAACCAAAGACACTGTGATCTCTGTAATGGATGACATCTCAATAAAAGTGGCAGATTCGGACACTTTGAGATACTATCCGTTTGTGCTGACCACAACATCCTCAACCCAACAATTGTCCATAGAAATGCCTGAAACGATCATAGCAGGAACAGCAGTGGACATAAAAGTGACTTCCCAGGGTGCAGCTGTGGAAGGTGCGGTCGTGAAGCTCAACAACGTGCAGAGAGGAACTACATCTAACGAAGGTATACTTTCTGTGACCTTGGGCGAGACCGGAACTTTCAAAGTGACTGCGGAAAAGGAAGGTTCTGTCACTGGTGCTCTGGATGTTGAGGTAATATCTGCAGATGATGCCACAAGAAAAATGGAAATAGAGATCAATCCAGAAACCGTGTTCGCAGGAGATGGGATAACAATATCTGTAAAGAAGGCCATCGGTGGCGAACCTGTGAGAGGGGGAGCACTGTTCTATGATGGTACCGCCATAGGTAACACTTCTGCAGAGGGTATGCTCACATACACACCAAGGGATGCAGGTATACACAAGATCAGAGTTGAAGCGGATGATCTGCTTCCGGCAGAGATTACCTTTGAGGTCGAAGCTGCAGAAAACATGTTCACATATTCTGATCTGATCATTGAGCCGGCTTCAGTGGAACAGGGCAAGGAAGCGACCGTCAGTGTCAATGTCGCCAATACTGGCACCTCTGCAGGCGAGGTAAGAGTGGAACTGTTGGTGAACAATAATGTAACGGACGCACAGAACGTCTCTCTTACAGCAGGTGAAGAAAAGACTGTGAAGTTCACTGCAACCGCAGACCAGCCTGGTACCGTCGATGTGCAGATAGGCAACCAGCAGGGCTCATTTGACGTAACGCAGAAGACTCCTTTTGTGGGAATAGTTGCAGCAATAGCCATAGTGGCAATGGTTGCTGTATTCAGGAACCGCAGAAACAAAGAATAA